The Nicotiana tabacum cultivar K326 chromosome 5, ASM71507v2, whole genome shotgun sequence sequence TCCAAATGAAGGTTCCTAAATAGTTCTAGGCTGATGAGGTCTCTACGGCTTGCTTTCTGACTAATCGCATACCGTCTACTGTGCTTGGTGGTAATGTGCCTTACAATGTCCTTTTTCCAAACAAAGCATTATTTCCGGTGGAACCTAAGGTATTTGGAAGCACATGTTGTGTTCGAGATGTTCTACCATCTGTTACCAAGTTGGATCCCAAGGCATTGAAGTGTGttttccttggttattctcgccTTCAGAAGGGGTATCAGTGTTATTATACTGAACGTGGCAAATATTTGGTGTCAATAGATATGGTATTTTCAGATACTACACCATTCTTCTATGCACCTCCCATTTCTACAAGTCAGGGGGTGGAAGATGACTGGCTAGTATATCAGGTTACTCGTACTTTGACAAAACAATGAGATGATGTTCCTCCATCTCCTAGTTCTATCGAGCACCAATCCACTATTCTGCCTTCAGGACTTGCTCCAATTGTGTTAGCAAGACCGCCAATTACTCAAGTTTACTCGTGGAGGAAACAGACGAATGATACATGTTCTGCAGCAGTTCCTTCATCATCAGTTTTGCCTCCACCTAACCCTCCACAAGACCTTGACCTTTCAATTGCTCTTTGCAAAGGTATACGTACTTGCAAATCCACATATTCTATTGCTAATTTTGTTTCCTATGACCACTTATCCGTTGCATCTAGATCTTTGATTGTGTCTCTAGACTCTGTTTTTATACCCAAATGGTGAAGGAGGCTTTGAATCATCTTGGATGGTCTGAAGCAATGCTTGAGGAAATACATTCCTTAGAGAAAAATCACACTTAGGATTTAGTGGATTTACCCAGTGGAAAGAAAGTAGTGGGATGCAAGTGGGTCTTTACGGTTAAAGTTAATCCTGATGGCTCTGTGGCGAGACTTAAGGCTAGGCTTGTGGCTAAGGGGTATGCTCAGACTTATGGGATGGATTATTCAAACACCTTCTCTGCACTTGCCAAACTTACTTCTGTCCGCTTGTTCATTTCTCTAGCTGCTTCTGAGAATTGGCCTTTGCATCAATTGGATATTAAGAATacttttcttcatggtgatctcCATGAAGAGgtatatatggagcaaccacctggttttgttgctcagggggagtatGGCAAGGTCTGTCATTTGAAAAAATTCTTATATGGCTTGATGTAGAGTCCCCGGGCTTGGTTTGGTAAATTTAGTGAAGCAGTTCAAGAATTTGGGCTGAAAAAGAGAAAATGTGATCATTCTGTCTTCTTTAAGCAATCAACAGCTGGATCTATTCTCCTTGtcgtatatgtggatgacattgtTACCACAGGGAGTGATTATGTAGGAATATCTTCTCTCAAGTCTTTCTTGCATATTAAGTTTCATACAAAAGACTTGGGAAAACTGAAATACTTCTTGGGAGTAGAAATAACTATAAGCAAGAAGGAAATTTTTCTATCTCAGAGATAGTATATTCTTGACTTACTAGCAGAAACTGGTAAGCTAGTTTCCAAGCCTTGCAGTACTTAAATGGTTCCTAATTTGCATCTTTGGAAAGATGATGGCGATCCATTTAATGATCCAGATAGATACAGGAGGTTAGTTGGGAGATTAAACTATTTCACTGTGACTCGTCCAAATATTGCTTTTACAGTGAGTATGGTTAGCCAGTTCATGTCCGCGCTCACTGTTAAACATTGAGAGGCTTTGGAGCAGATCCTATGTTACTTAAAGGGAGCTACTGGACTTGGCATATTATATAGCAATCACGGTCATTCTCGCATTGAGTATTTTGCAGATGCAGATTGGGCTGGATCCAAGATTGATAGAAGATCTACTATTGGTTACTGTGTATTTGTTAGTGGAAACTTGGTATCATGGAGAAGTAAGAAACAAAATGTTGTATCTAGGTCCAGTGCAGAATCTGAGTATAGAGCTATGGCATAATCAACATGTGAGATAATGTGGATACATCACCATTTAACTGAAATTGGGTTGAAGCATCCTACTCCATTAAAACTCTGGTGTGATAATCAAGATGCACTCCATATTGCCTCAAATCCAGTGTATCATGAAAGAACCAAACATATTGAAGTTGACTATCATTTTATTCATGAGAAGATTCGGGAGAACTTGATTTCTACTGGCTACGTGAAGACATGAGAGCAGCTAGCTGATTTGTTCACTAAAACATTGAATGACACTCGAGTTGATTACCTTTGTAACAAGCTGGGCATGATCAATATATATCCTCCaccttgagggggagtgttacgGAATGAACCTAGACACTTTATACAATGAACATAGACTGTTTCTTAGTAGTGTACATAACCCATATATAGATAGCAGATTTGTAGGaatctcttttatttctttccttagttagcaccttatgtacatgtatatatatgtatcactACATGGAATAATATGCCAATTTGATTCTTCCATACCTTATTAATTACCGTTTGGATATTCATAGATTAAATGGAATTTGAAATTGATTCCAAATCAATTGGTTTTAAGTCAAACTAGCTACTTCAACGGTTTTCATATTGCAATTTTGTACTCGTGTGAAATTAAATCCCCATAATCTTTTTGAATAAACATATGAATTTTAAATCTCACATATAATTTAGAGCATCATTAACAAGATTAATGAAACGAAACTTATAAATCCTAATTAATGAGATATTAGAATGTTGGACtcctaaaaagaaataaaatagaaaaaaagaataaagagAACTACTAATCTCGAGCTGCATAAGAGGTTGTACATTTTACGAGGTGGATGCATGTGCATGTATTATTACCAAACATTCGTCAAAATTTCAGCACGTTTATCGCCAGACATTGGAAGAATCTTGCAGAAAATGACAATAAACTAgctggaaaaaaaattaaaaatgaaaggaaaataaaaagagagagaaagaaaagattGCGTATCTCTAAACAGAAATTAAATAGACTAAAATTGCAGATCATGTAgaaattaaagaaacaacaatTACATTTTGCTGCATGTTCCGTCTTCTAGTTAATTATATAAAGGACAGCCCGACGCACAATGTATTCCGTGTACACATGATCCGAGAAAGAGCCGCACATTAAGTGATGTGATGTAGGCAACCTAACCTAATACAAGTATTAATGGTTGTTTCCACGGTTCGAACCCGTGAACCTATAAATCACATGGAAACAACTTTATCGTTGCTTCAAAAGTCCTTATCACTTCTAGTTAATTAGATACCAGAATAAATTAAGAActtaaacaaattaaattaactCATAGTAATAGCGATAATAAAGACTTAAACAGACTCATAAAAATCAGATTAAGTGAGCTCCTAATTCACTAAAAATCTCACTTACAGATTAGGTGAACTTAAACTTATTAAATTATTTAGAGAAGTAGTTTCATGATTTATcagaaaaagtaaaataaaaccaactaaatCACAGCTAATAGTTCATAGTACTACTAGTTTTTGACCAGcttctgttttatttttatttaataatcctctgtgttttgtttttttgtttagtgatagttttctttttgcaaaaaaaaaagaggcaaAGATTGTTTACTAACTCAGACtgacaaaacaagaaaagaaaagcagtTGAAATTTCTTTCAAATTCAACAACTCTGCTTCTCCTTCTTACTATAAGTATCAGTAACCTCATAAGAAGATTAAAAGAGTTTTTTTGAGAGAACATAATGGCAAGTGCAGAAAAAGTAGTACATAAATCATGGGTAGTCCTATATAATTTGCATTATATTTTTGGAATCCTGCTCTTGGtctttctttttatgtctttTTATCTTATAGGAGATAGTAATAATGCTGGTAAAATCCTAGCAAATAAGCCTATAAGAAAAAACTCATCTCCAAAACCAAAATGCAATTTGTTTTCTGGAAGTTGGGTTTTTGATAATGTCTCATATCCTCTATACAAAGAACAACAATGTTCTTTTATGACTGATGATTTTGCTTGTCATAAGTTTGGAAgaaaaaactcaaaatttcaacaTTGGAGATGGCAACCTCATGATTGTGATCTTCCAAGGTACAAACTCAAAATGTATTTTAATGTATGTATTTTCTTGAGTTGGGGGTCACAGCCTCTCTATTCCCTCGGAGTAGGGATAATGTTTGCTTATactctacccttcccagaccccacttgtaaaattttactgggttgtcGTTGTATTTATGTTATGAAATTGTAGGTTTAATGCCAAAGCATTGTTGGAGAAGCTAAAAGGGAAGAGGGTGTTGTTTGTTGGAGATTCATTGAATAAGAACCAATGGGTTTCTATGGTATGCTTAATTGAATCCTCTGGAATTCCATCTCTTAAACCACCTATTTGGAAAGGCAACTTGATCACCTTTGAGGTCAAGGTAATTACTCTTCTCTCTCAACATCTAAGATTTAGTTTGCTAGTTACAGATACTGCTCTTGGTTTCATGGATCAATTTGTACTCCATGGAAAGCAAGCCTTTTTACGATACCGGCTACCTTTCACCAGtataaattaaaatgtgaattttatGACCTAGGTAAGAAAACTTAGGGTCGGATCAGGTAGGTGGATCGAAATAAGACTCATTTTTTGCTTTCAGCCTGAGCTTGCCACGTGGCCTAGTAAAAAACGGCCACATCATTAAATTGGCCCAGAGGTTCTGCCATTAGACGTGTGAGCAATTTTATTATTAGAATTAACGTCATGTGCTTTTTTGGACGGATAGATGGACGGGGTATCTATAAACCATTTAGCAAGCGATAAGGTTAGTTTAGATCCGTTTCAATAAAAAGAATTCACTAAGCGTTTTTTGTCTTTACTGGAATTTGAACTCTGGTCTCCTATTATTTTTGTTCCACGTTATACTATTAGGCCACATTACTCTTGGGTGGTTAGTCATGTTGTATTTGTTGCATTTGTCTGTCGTTAGAGTTTGTTAGAGTTCTCTTTGCTGAAATTGCCTGATTGTTAGGTGGTATATTCAAATAGATGAGAATATTACTAATATCAACTGGCTTATATTTTCTTGCTTCAAGAGAAATAATTGTTCTGTGTGGCTAAGATTTTCATTTTCTAAACATTATGAAGGAATACAATGCAACAATTGATTTCTACTGGTCACCATTGCTAGTGGAATCAAATTGTGATGATCCAGTGAAGCACCGTGTCCGGGATAGAATTATCAGAATTGAGGCAATTGAAAAGCATGCTAGGAATTGGATTGATGCAGATATTCTCATCTTTGATTCCTTCACCTGGTGGCTTGAATCCCAAATGACACTTCTGTAAGTTTATTCCATGAAAATAACTACTCCTTTAGAATTCACAGTCTATACCAAGCATTTCATATTTGGATTTAAGTGGAACACTAAGTCACTGTTTTTATCAGGTCGCTTTATAGGTGATttgattgtgtaaatatttttgaTACTGTCAGTGTATAGAACTTGAACTTTTTTGTATTTCTATGCCAACTTTACACAGGTGGGGATCTTTTGAAAGCTCTGATGCAATCTATAAAAAGGTTGGGATGAAGTTGCGCCGGTATGAGATGGCATTAAGAACATGGTCAGATTGGTTGGAATTTCAAATTGACAGAAAAAGGACAAGATTGTTTTTCATGAGCCTCTCTCCTCCTCACAGAAAGTATGATAATGATGACGAAGTTGTTCGTCCACATAAATCTAAATTCTTTTATAAACAATGAAAgattgattttttgttttgttttgttatatGCAGTGCCACAGATTGGGGCATGGGAAATGGTCAAAACTGCTATAATGAAACAGAACCAATATCAAGAAAACAGTATTGGGGAAGTGAAAATGATGTAAAGATGATGGAAATAGCTGAGGAAGCTGTAAATGGGCTGCAAAAAAGGGGTTTAGATATACAATATCTTAACATAACACATTTATCAGATTATAGAAAAGATGCACATCCATCAATTTACAAAAGGAATTGGGTTGCTCTAACTAAAGAAGAATTGTTAAATCCAAGAAGTTATGCAGATTGCGTACATTGGTGTCTTCCTGGTGTGCCTGATGTTTGGAATCAGATTCTTTTTGCCTATATCATGAACTCCTCAAGAGAAAATAGAGTGAAATTGTAATGATCTATTTTTTGTGCATAGAATCTTGAAATGTATGAAGTAGTTCAGCCAGATTTACAATTATTGTATATATTAAGCAGCACCCGATATTTCAACTTAAAAaggcagtccggtgcactaagctcccgctatacgCGGGGCCCGGAGACGTGCCGGACCTCAAGGGTCTaatgtacgcagtcttaccttgcatttttgctagagactgtttccacggctcATGGCAGCACTTAACCAGTTACGCTAAGACTCCCATATATTTCAACCTAAAAGTGTCCCAACTGCCCTCAAATTGGGTGTAAATTCACCTGCTCCTCTCCCATCATATATAAGAATAGCATTAGGAAAAAAGAGAGACATAATAAAGGTGGAATCCAATGACTAGTGCGAGCCCTAGTACTTCAGAAACAAGTTGAATTTGATTAATTTATTGGAACCGATAAAATTAGGAGTTCAGAAAAGAAATTCAGTTTATATCATTCCATATTATAAGTATCTAACAATGCAGCATGGACAAGAACCCCACATGAAATGCAATTGGTAGAAATGGGGcacaaatttcaaatttctacttTAAATAATTTTACAGGACAGTTAAAGTTTGCTGCTTGTCAATATATTTCAAACATCTATATTGTTCAAGGTTGAGATGATCTCTAACCTGTTGAACGCGTTTTTGGAGCTCATCATCCTGATAGCATGTCCTAATTACAGTCTTTTTCTTGTCTAATAGAAAGGGGGAAACTCAGAACAATATGTACTATATTCCAGATATTCTTTTGTGGGtgcttaattgttatttgatcgATTAACCCCCCATCCTTATTATGAAGATAGTGGATTAATGTTCATTGTAACACTATTTGATCAAAAACACTGACCAATGTTTCCTTATAGGTGACCAAGCACTAGCCAAAATGCAGCCACCAACGTGGTAAACAGAAATCCACAACTAGAATGAAAGGTAGCATACCTAAAACATTAGTTGATTTGGCACATAGATACTGCTACTATGTCCATTGCAATCTTGTTTAAAGCTCAGATGTAAGTTACAAAAATAGTAGTAATATGCTACATAATTGATGGAGATATATAATATTCCACGTGATCAGTAGTTAAGGGGTGTATAAAGGTACCGTTTCACTCATCTGTCTTTATAAGTTTTTGAGTTGAATATGTACTCAGATTCCGTCATCTTAGCTATGAGATGACAAGAACTTGGTAGCATTGGCTTGAAATCCGTCTTTAATTgtatcgagattttattcattagcGTGTCTCCAACTCGTGTACAAGGACCTTTCATTTGTCTCTATTATTGCATCTTCCTTGGAGAGGGATGGAATGAGGAATTGAGTGTCAGCTGGATGCTAGCTCTTCACATTGTAAGTATCTGATTTAcaagttttttgaaaaaattaattattcACTAATGTTGTACGCAATCATGGCATTACTTTTAGCGTTACTTCCTCTCACGATACTGTTGTTGCTGTTCTTCTATAGGAAAAATCAAGTCCAATGATTGATTTGCTTAATCAGTTAAGGACCTTCTTTAAATGCAGGGGCCATGAATTTGGAATGGTCAAAAAATGGAAATTGCTTCAATGAATCTGAGCATGTACCTATAGAAGATTATAGAGGAAGTAATCAAACTAGAAGACGATGAAAATAGTAGTTTAGCGAAGTCTGCAGTAGAGGAATTAAGTATAAGATATATGAATGTTGAAGAAATACGCAGCTCTCGGATTTCAGAAAAGATGATCATTCAAGTACCTATTAAAAACCAAATCTTTCTCAAAGTGGAAATAGTTTCTTCCTTTTCTGCAGAATGTAAGATTAATGAATTCTTAGGTAAAGAAACAAAAAA is a genomic window containing:
- the LOC107830181 gene encoding protein trichome birefringence-like 34, which translates into the protein MASAEKVVHKSWVVLYNLHYIFGILLLVFLFMSFYLIGDSNNAGKILANKPIRKNSSPKPKCNLFSGSWVFDNVSYPLYKEQQCSFMTDDFACHKFGRKNSKFQHWRWQPHDCDLPRFNAKALLEKLKGKRVLFVGDSLNKNQWVSMVCLIESSGIPSLKPPIWKGNLITFEVKEYNATIDFYWSPLLVESNCDDPVKHRVRDRIIRIEAIEKHARNWIDADILIFDSFTWWLESQMTLLWGSFESSDAIYKKVGMKLRRYEMALRTWSDWLEFQIDRKRTRLFFMSLSPPHRNATDWGMGNGQNCYNETEPISRKQYWGSENDVKMMEIAEEAVNGLQKRGLDIQYLNITHLSDYRKDAHPSIYKRNWVALTKEELLNPRSYADCVHWCLPGVPDVWNQILFAYIMNSSRENRVKL